The following coding sequences lie in one Synechococcus sp. PCC 7336 genomic window:
- a CDS encoding ferritin-like domain-containing protein produces the protein MVPEKDGDRKPALLASRRKSWRSLQLSASLSGAVGLVVGIRYNPHTPATTIMTPATLLPQPRARRGDPLQQPDFLHLWSGFYYGEMAACELSVRLAEMAPDRHLQRFSTETHHNDETWHAEVFQQLVGQLPGHPAMPPTPAWAQEIANTVRTCNSYVELTIGSLVVEASAVFLLELQSQFPGHLGTTFQRMLRQEKGHVAFATRYLRDTLRQAEPDRRRELKELILETFRYTRDRIRPQFVRLHLEPVLPLLGISVQDYRNRARLASRKVVRSILRG, from the coding sequence ATGGTGCCAGAAAAAGACGGCGATCGCAAACCAGCCCTGCTTGCCTCGCGAAGAAAGAGCTGGCGATCGCTACAGTTGTCGGCCAGTTTATCGGGAGCCGTAGGCTTAGTAGTGGGGATTCGGTACAATCCACATACTCCTGCCACCACCATTATGACCCCTGCCACTTTACTGCCTCAACCCAGAGCCCGTCGCGGCGATCCGCTCCAGCAACCAGACTTCTTGCATTTGTGGTCCGGCTTCTATTATGGCGAGATGGCGGCTTGCGAACTGTCGGTGCGTTTGGCTGAGATGGCCCCCGATCGCCACCTGCAGCGGTTTTCTACCGAGACCCATCACAACGACGAAACCTGGCATGCAGAAGTCTTTCAACAACTGGTCGGCCAGTTACCCGGACATCCCGCCATGCCCCCCACACCTGCTTGGGCGCAAGAGATTGCCAACACCGTGCGCACCTGCAATAGCTATGTGGAACTGACAATTGGTTCGTTGGTGGTAGAAGCTTCTGCGGTCTTTCTCTTGGAGTTACAAAGCCAATTTCCCGGTCACCTCGGTACCACATTCCAACGAATGTTGCGGCAGGAAAAGGGGCACGTCGCCTTTGCCACTCGGTATCTGAGGGATACACTGCGCCAAGCAGAGCCCGATCGCCGCAGAGAGCTCAAAGAGCTAATCCTAGAGACGTTTCGCTACACGCGCGATCGCATTCGTCCGCAATTCGTGCGGCTTCACCTCGAACCCGTATTGCCGCTATTGGGAATTTCGGTGCAGGATTATCGCAATCGAGCGCGCCTTGCCAGTCGCAAGGTCGTGCGATCGATCTTGCGAGGATAA
- the sufB gene encoding Fe-S cluster assembly protein SufB yields the protein MTASVTTLVNQPYKYGFVSNIESETIPKGLSEDVVRLISAKKNEPDFLLEFRLRAYRQWLTLAEPHWANLNYPALDFQNIIYYSAPKQGSKKVESLDDLDPELLATFEKLGIPLSEQKRLGNVAVDAVFDSVSIATTFKQDLAKHGIIFCSISEAVHDYPELVRKYLGSVVPVGDNFFAALNSAVFSDGSFVYIPKGVKCPMDLSTYFRINNGESGQFERTLIVAEEGSSVTYLEGCTAPMFDTNQLHAAVVELVALDNAEIKYSTVQNWYAGDENGKGGIYNFVTKRGLCKGVNSKISWTQVETGSAITWKYPSCVLAGDNSAGEFYSVALTNNCQEADTGTKMIHIGKNTSSTIISKGISAGRSNNSYRGQVKVGPKADGARNYTQCDSMLIGDRCEASTFPYIQSQNPTAKVEHEASTSKIGEDQLFYFLQRGISMEDAVSMIINGFCKDVFNQLPMEFASEADKLLSLKLEGSVG from the coding sequence GTGACGGCATCAGTAACTACCCTCGTCAACCAGCCTTATAAGTACGGCTTCGTCTCGAACATCGAGTCCGAAACGATCCCCAAGGGATTGAGCGAAGATGTCGTGCGGCTGATTTCGGCTAAGAAAAACGAGCCAGACTTTTTGCTAGAGTTTCGCCTGCGGGCGTATCGGCAATGGCTGACCCTGGCCGAGCCCCATTGGGCCAATCTGAACTATCCGGCGCTCGACTTTCAAAACATCATCTACTACTCTGCGCCCAAGCAGGGGAGCAAGAAGGTCGAGAGTTTAGACGATCTCGATCCCGAATTGCTGGCCACCTTCGAAAAATTGGGTATTCCCCTCTCCGAACAAAAGCGCCTCGGCAATGTGGCGGTCGATGCTGTCTTCGATAGCGTCTCCATCGCTACTACGTTCAAGCAAGATTTAGCCAAGCACGGCATTATCTTCTGCTCGATCTCCGAAGCCGTCCACGATTATCCCGAGCTGGTTCGGAAATATCTCGGTAGCGTCGTGCCTGTTGGCGATAACTTCTTCGCCGCCCTCAACTCGGCAGTCTTCAGCGATGGCTCTTTTGTCTACATCCCCAAGGGCGTTAAATGCCCGATGGACCTATCTACCTATTTCCGCATTAACAATGGCGAGTCCGGCCAGTTCGAGCGCACCTTGATTGTGGCGGAAGAGGGCAGCTCGGTAACCTATCTGGAAGGTTGCACTGCGCCGATGTTCGACACTAACCAACTGCACGCGGCTGTGGTGGAGTTGGTGGCACTGGACAATGCCGAAATCAAGTATTCCACCGTGCAGAACTGGTACGCGGGGGATGAGAACGGCAAGGGCGGTATCTATAACTTCGTGACCAAGCGAGGATTGTGCAAAGGGGTCAATTCCAAGATTTCTTGGACTCAAGTGGAAACGGGCTCTGCCATTACCTGGAAGTATCCCAGTTGCGTTTTGGCGGGGGACAATTCTGCGGGCGAATTCTACTCGGTGGCCTTGACCAACAACTGCCAAGAGGCCGATACGGGGACCAAAATGATCCACATCGGCAAAAACACTTCCAGCACAATTATCTCGAAGGGAATCTCTGCAGGGCGATCGAATAACAGCTATCGCGGTCAGGTGAAAGTCGGCCCTAAAGCAGACGGGGCGCGCAACTACACCCAATGCGATTCCATGCTGATTGGCGATCGGTGCGAGGCCAGTACTTTCCCTTACATTCAGTCGCAAAACCCCACAGCCAAAGTCGAGCACGAAGCGTCTACCTCCAAGATTGGGGAAGACCAACTCTTCTACTTCCTGCAGCGGGGCATCTCGATGGAAGATGCAGTGTCGATGATTATCAACGGCTTTTGCAAAGACGTGTTCAACCAACTGCCGATGGAGTTTGCTTCGGAAGCGGATAAGCTACTCAGTCTCAAGCTAGAAGGCTCAGTCGGATAA
- the sufC gene encoding Fe-S cluster assembly ATPase SufC produces the protein MIRDNSDVILSVRDLTASVDGTPVLKGVNLEVKAGEIHAIMGRNGSGKSTFSKVLAGHPDYEVTGGDVFYKGENLLEMEPEDRARAGVFLAFQYPIEVPGVSNEEFLRLSCNAVRTYRGLEELDPFDFGDFVAEKLEVVEMSPSFLERSVNSGFSGGEKKRNEILQMAVLEPTLSILDETDSGLDIDALRIVSNGVNQLAGEDNATILITHYQRLLNYIVPDFVHVMYGGKIIRTGGKELALELEEKGYDWIDELEVVAAGS, from the coding sequence ATGATTCGAGACAATAGTGACGTTATCCTGTCGGTGCGGGATTTGACGGCATCGGTGGATGGGACGCCCGTGCTCAAGGGGGTCAATCTAGAAGTTAAGGCGGGCGAAATTCACGCGATCATGGGTCGCAATGGCTCGGGTAAGAGCACGTTTTCTAAGGTGTTGGCCGGACACCCAGACTATGAAGTGACGGGGGGCGACGTTTTCTACAAGGGTGAGAACTTGTTGGAGATGGAGCCTGAGGATCGGGCTCGGGCAGGAGTGTTTCTGGCGTTCCAGTACCCGATCGAGGTGCCCGGAGTCAGCAACGAGGAATTTCTGCGCCTATCTTGCAATGCGGTGCGTACCTATCGCGGCTTGGAGGAACTGGACCCGTTCGATTTTGGCGACTTTGTGGCCGAAAAGTTAGAGGTGGTGGAGATGAGCCCCAGCTTTTTGGAGCGCAGCGTTAATAGCGGTTTCTCGGGAGGGGAGAAGAAGCGCAACGAGATTTTGCAGATGGCGGTGTTGGAACCCACACTGTCGATTTTGGACGAGACGGATTCGGGTTTGGATATTGATGCGCTGCGGATTGTTTCCAATGGGGTCAATCAACTCGCGGGTGAAGACAACGCGACGATTTTGATCACTCACTACCAACGGTTGCTGAACTACATCGTGCCGGACTTCGTTCACGTCATGTATGGCGGCAAGATTATTCGTACGGGGGGCAAAGAGCTGGCTCTGGAACTGGAAGAGAAAGGTTACGACTGGATCGACGAGTTGGAGGTTGTAGCTGCAGGCTCATGA
- the sufD gene encoding Fe-S cluster assembly protein SufD, with protein MTPSMPGNSTAIASNLTSGSELYLAELLGQHGALDGSIAPWLDPLRQMAADRVRLMSLPTQRDEDWRFTSLNSLKEVTFRVSDATLSGVTDWALSETDRSRLVFVNGKFAAEFSDVSGLPTDVTVGNLANLSVEQQEQVRSQFSLDGMDSGDVFALLNSACLQDMAVVIVGKDCVVETPIQLLFVSTAGDRPSVSHPRCTVVAERGSAATIVEQFVGVGAEPYLTNAVTEITLAPNAQLNHCKWQAESEHSFHIARTAIAQERDSRYTCHTTSTGARLSRHTLAAVQQGLNGETILNGLTVASGTQLSDTHTAIDHAQPHGTSQQIHKCIVGDRAHSVFNGKVLVRKHAQKIDSSQSSRNLLLSHKARVDTKPQLEIFADDVKCAHGATVSQLEADEVFYLQSRGLSEAKAKQLLTYAFAVEVAERIPVKSLENQLKNFLSFAFD; from the coding sequence ATGACACCCTCTATGCCCGGTAACTCTACTGCGATCGCCTCTAACCTCACCAGTGGTTCGGAGCTCTACCTGGCCGAGCTGCTCGGCCAGCATGGCGCACTGGATGGCTCGATCGCCCCTTGGCTCGATCCCCTCCGCCAGATGGCGGCCGATCGCGTCCGTCTCATGTCTCTGCCCACCCAGCGAGACGAAGACTGGCGCTTCACCAGCCTCAATTCTCTCAAGGAAGTCACCTTTAGGGTTTCTGATGCCACGCTCTCGGGTGTGACAGACTGGGCGCTGTCCGAAACCGATCGCAGCCGCTTGGTGTTTGTGAATGGCAAGTTTGCTGCTGAATTCTCGGATGTGTCTGGGTTGCCGACTGATGTAACGGTGGGTAATTTGGCCAATTTATCGGTCGAGCAGCAGGAACAGGTGCGATCGCAGTTCTCTCTCGATGGGATGGATAGCGGAGATGTCTTTGCCCTGTTGAATTCCGCCTGTCTGCAAGATATGGCCGTGGTTATCGTCGGTAAAGACTGCGTGGTGGAAACGCCCATTCAGCTTTTGTTTGTTTCGACTGCAGGCGATCGCCCTTCTGTGTCTCATCCCCGTTGCACGGTTGTGGCCGAGCGCGGCAGTGCGGCAACGATCGTCGAACAATTTGTGGGGGTAGGGGCCGAACCGTACTTGACCAATGCCGTGACTGAAATTACTCTGGCCCCAAATGCCCAACTCAACCATTGCAAGTGGCAGGCGGAGAGCGAGCATAGCTTTCATATTGCCCGGACGGCGATCGCTCAAGAGCGCGACAGCCGCTACACCTGTCACACCACCAGCACGGGAGCGCGCCTGTCGCGCCATACTCTGGCAGCGGTGCAGCAGGGGTTGAATGGGGAGACGATCCTGAACGGATTGACCGTCGCCTCCGGTACGCAATTATCCGATACCCATACGGCGATCGACCACGCTCAGCCCCACGGTACGAGCCAGCAGATTCACAAGTGTATTGTGGGCGATCGGGCACATTCGGTATTTAACGGCAAAGTGCTGGTGCGCAAGCACGCGCAGAAGATCGATAGCAGCCAATCCAGCCGCAATTTGTTGCTTTCGCATAAAGCGCGAGTGGACACCAAGCCGCAGTTAGAAATTTTTGCAGATGATGTCAAATGCGCCCACGGTGCGACCGTGAGTCAGTTAGAGGCTGATGAAGTTTTCTATTTGCAAAGCCGAGGCTTGAGTGAAGCAAAAGCCAAACAGTTGCTCACTTATGCGTTTGCCGTAGAAGTTGCGGAGCGTATCCCGGTGAAATCGCTGGAAAATCAATTGAAAAACTTTCTCTCCTTTGCATTCGACTAG
- the ybeY gene encoding rRNA maturation RNase YbeY: MQFNNAIDRYKLELDIRSDCPVPVSPERWQAWFSTWLRLMGVEQPCELSLYLTDDDRMRELNQRYRQLDRSTDVLAFAAREAPLPDRTEQNSDRTELPILLGDIAISIPTARAQAKERGHALTAELAWLASHGLLHLIGWDHPDEASLQRMLQQQGQLIGQIEAIGQIELTADPDITA; this comes from the coding sequence ATGCAGTTCAACAATGCGATCGATCGATACAAACTGGAGCTCGACATTCGATCTGACTGTCCGGTTCCCGTCTCCCCAGAACGCTGGCAGGCGTGGTTTTCTACTTGGTTGCGACTCATGGGGGTGGAGCAGCCCTGCGAATTGAGTTTGTACCTGACCGATGACGATCGCATGCGGGAGCTGAACCAGCGCTATCGCCAGCTCGATCGCAGCACCGACGTACTGGCTTTTGCCGCTCGCGAAGCGCCTCTACCCGATCGCACCGAGCAGAACAGCGATCGCACTGAGTTGCCAATCTTACTGGGAGATATTGCGATCTCGATCCCGACGGCTCGCGCTCAGGCAAAGGAACGAGGGCACGCCTTAACAGCAGAATTAGCTTGGCTCGCTTCCCACGGCTTATTGCACCTGATAGGGTGGGACCATCCCGACGAGGCCAGTTTGCAGCGTATGTTGCAGCAGCAAGGTCAGTTGATCGGGCAGATTGAAGCCATCGGGCAGATTGAATTGACAGCCGATCCTGACATAACGGCTTGA
- a CDS encoding diacylglycerol kinase produces the protein MESKASVSTQSGDRRDKVAPFPRSKRTPQQKMVVAPLRRTKAWQVADSLLDSFRYAGMGFWYACRTQRNFRIHLCVSAIAIGSSLWLHLSAVEMALVSLTCGLVVILELLNTALEAVVDLTVGERYHALAKIAKDCAAAAVLVAAVVSVLVAAFLLLPPLMQRMGRL, from the coding sequence ATGGAATCTAAAGCCTCGGTTTCGACCCAATCTGGAGATCGCCGCGATAAGGTTGCGCCTTTTCCGCGCTCGAAGCGGACCCCCCAGCAGAAGATGGTGGTGGCTCCGTTACGGCGAACCAAAGCTTGGCAGGTGGCCGACAGCCTACTCGACAGCTTTCGCTATGCCGGCATGGGGTTTTGGTATGCTTGCCGCACCCAGCGAAATTTCCGCATTCATTTGTGTGTGTCGGCGATCGCGATCGGCTCTAGCCTATGGCTGCACTTATCAGCCGTGGAAATGGCTTTAGTGAGCTTAACCTGCGGTTTAGTCGTGATTCTGGAGTTGCTCAACACGGCATTAGAGGCAGTGGTGGATCTGACGGTGGGCGAGCGCTATCACGCACTCGCTAAGATTGCCAAAGACTGTGCCGCCGCCGCCGTATTGGTTGCTGCTGTCGTCTCTGTATTGGTGGCGGCCTTCCTGCTGCTGCCCCCTTTGATGCAGCGTATGGGCCGGTTGTAG
- a CDS encoding hemolysin family protein: protein MIVSILFFLLCIVASAGFSGAESAIVGIDNLKLQALIEAEGDQRIYRLVQTQRTRFITTLLVGNNLVNIAAAAIATSLGIQLLGDSLGPLVATAVTTISVLIFSEILPKSLAVSNPLPAFKAVVVPVYWLSRILGPTVRMFEWLVEKTIQIFRVPSRRHQASVKDLELLVNILGRQGQLDFQKHRLFRGALAMDVLQARDVAIPRVRMETIGHDRTLQDVIDRCLATGYSRIPVQEESKDEIIGIIHLKQALRHLKERGNDCVTAAMQEPTFIPATKRVGPLLRSMLRSRQHLVIVVDEFGGTSGLIALEDLLEELVGDIFDESDLSPLLARRKLQSRS, encoded by the coding sequence TTGATTGTTTCTATCCTGTTTTTCTTACTTTGTATCGTGGCTTCGGCAGGATTTTCGGGGGCAGAATCCGCCATTGTCGGCATCGACAACCTCAAACTTCAGGCCCTGATTGAAGCAGAAGGGGACCAGCGGATTTACCGCTTGGTGCAAACCCAGCGCACCCGCTTTATTACCACCCTGCTGGTGGGTAACAATTTGGTCAATATTGCCGCAGCGGCGATCGCCACGAGCCTGGGCATTCAGCTCTTGGGAGACAGCCTCGGACCCTTAGTCGCCACCGCCGTCACCACCATCAGCGTACTGATCTTTAGCGAAATCTTGCCCAAATCGCTGGCCGTCAGCAATCCCTTGCCTGCCTTTAAAGCAGTAGTGGTGCCCGTTTACTGGCTCTCCCGCATCCTCGGCCCCACAGTTCGCATGTTTGAATGGCTGGTGGAGAAAACCATTCAAATCTTTCGGGTGCCCTCTAGACGCCATCAAGCCTCGGTGAAAGATCTGGAGTTGCTGGTCAATATTTTGGGCCGACAGGGGCAATTGGATTTTCAGAAACACAGACTGTTTCGCGGGGCGCTGGCAATGGATGTGTTGCAGGCGCGGGATGTCGCCATACCCAGGGTGAGGATGGAAACCATCGGGCACGATCGCACTTTGCAAGATGTCATCGATCGGTGTTTGGCAACGGGTTATTCCCGCATCCCCGTCCAGGAGGAATCGAAAGACGAAATCATCGGTATCATTCACCTCAAACAGGCTCTGCGCCATCTCAAAGAGCGAGGCAATGATTGCGTTACCGCAGCTATGCAAGAGCCCACATTTATCCCTGCCACCAAACGGGTGGGACCGCTGCTCAGAAGCATGTTGCGATCGCGCCAGCATTTAGTCATTGTCGTGGACGAATTTGGCGGTACCAGCGGCTTGATTGCGTTAGAAGATCTCTTAGAAGAACTGGTGGGGGATATTTTTGACGAGAGTGACTTATCGCCGCTGCTCGCGCGTCGCAAACTACAATCTCGCTCGTAA
- the sufR gene encoding iron-sulfur cluster biosynthesis transcriptional regulator SufR yields the protein MTSSLGHSANSKVSDRPSAEAGAADGRHPGRAKQLILQALRKHQTLSAGRLAEALSVSVQAVRRHLKDLETEGAIVHESVRAGTGRPQHVYRLTAKGLEQFPKHYDEFAVTFLMAMADRVGSEQVEQVLHQQWQQKAMEYRRQIGEGPLGDRIAALAELRSQEGYMVDWSRLETEEGDRYVFTEYNCAISQVAETFPSVCGHELEMLQTVFSDGSVERTHWMVGDEHRCGYLIAS from the coding sequence GTGACCTCTTCTCTAGGCCATTCTGCAAATTCTAAGGTTTCCGATCGCCCGTCAGCGGAAGCTGGTGCGGCGGACGGCCGCCATCCCGGTCGGGCCAAGCAGCTCATTCTACAAGCCTTGCGCAAACATCAAACCTTATCTGCTGGGCGGCTGGCTGAGGCTTTATCGGTGAGCGTGCAAGCGGTGCGCCGCCATCTCAAAGATCTCGAAACTGAAGGGGCGATCGTCCACGAATCCGTGCGGGCGGGCACGGGTCGTCCCCAGCACGTCTATCGCTTGACCGCAAAGGGACTGGAACAGTTTCCCAAGCATTATGACGAATTTGCCGTCACGTTTTTGATGGCCATGGCCGATCGCGTCGGCTCCGAACAGGTGGAGCAAGTTCTGCACCAGCAGTGGCAGCAAAAGGCGATGGAGTATCGCCGCCAGATTGGCGAAGGGCCGCTCGGCGATCGCATTGCTGCTCTGGCCGAGTTGCGATCGCAAGAGGGGTACATGGTGGATTGGTCCCGTCTGGAAACGGAAGAGGGCGATCGCTATGTTTTCACTGAATACAATTGCGCCATTAGCCAAGTCGCCGAAACGTTTCCCAGTGTATGCGGCCACGAATTAGAGATGTTGCAGACGGTATTTTCTGATGGCTCTGTCGAACGCACCCATTGGATGGTGGGTGACGAACACCGCTGCGGATATCTGATTGCCAGTTGA
- a CDS encoding nuclear transport factor 2 family protein, with translation MQPKKLVKAWVEAFNRADAEALASFYSETATNHQVAESPVEGREAIRRVFADEFSTAKMTCIIENLFEDGEWAILEWRDPLGLRGCGFFHVIAGQIVFQRGYWDKLSFLRQQGLPLPDC, from the coding sequence ATGCAACCTAAAAAACTAGTTAAAGCATGGGTAGAGGCATTCAATAGAGCTGATGCCGAGGCTCTCGCGAGCTTCTACAGTGAAACAGCCACAAACCATCAAGTGGCGGAGTCTCCAGTTGAAGGACGTGAAGCAATACGCAGGGTGTTTGCGGATGAATTTTCGACGGCAAAGATGACCTGTATCATCGAAAATCTTTTTGAAGATGGTGAATGGGCCATTCTAGAATGGCGCGACCCGCTCGGACTCAGGGGTTGTGGTTTCTTTCACGTCATTGCTGGACAAATAGTGTTTCAGAGAGGTTACTGGGATAAATTGTCATTTCTCAGGCAACAGGGATTGCCTCTACCAGATTGCTAA
- a CDS encoding MauE/DoxX family redox-associated membrane protein has protein sequence MDTKLANRLPIVLFLLRLSVFAVLLMWAIDKFLNPGHTADVFAGFYSIGNLSSTVSYVLGAIQLAIIVAFLLGILKTWSYGLVLLMHAASTLVAYKQYLDPYNGPNLLFFAAWPMLAACIALFMLRDFDTRWSLGRAAPMPASEAS, from the coding sequence GTGGACACTAAACTTGCGAACCGCTTGCCAATCGTGCTGTTTTTATTGCGGTTGAGCGTATTTGCCGTGTTGTTAATGTGGGCGATCGATAAATTCCTCAATCCCGGTCACACTGCTGACGTGTTTGCCGGCTTCTATTCCATTGGCAATCTCAGCAGCACAGTCTCATATGTCTTGGGGGCGATTCAGTTGGCCATCATTGTGGCTTTTCTGCTAGGCATCTTGAAAACCTGGAGCTATGGCCTGGTGTTGCTCATGCATGCTGCATCCACGCTGGTGGCCTACAAGCAATACCTCGATCCCTACAATGGCCCGAATCTGCTGTTTTTTGCCGCTTGGCCCATGCTGGCTGCCTGCATCGCCCTATTTATGCTGCGCGACTTCGATACCCGCTGGTCGCTCGGGAGGGCAGCCCCAATGCCTGCATCCGAAGCAAGCTAA
- the queD gene encoding 6-carboxytetrahydropterin synthase QueD, giving the protein MEIFKEFQFEAAHRLPHVPAGHKCARLHGHSFLVKIAIAGPVDATSGWVQDFADLKAAFQPLYDRLDHHYLNEIEGLENPTSENIAIWIWQRLQPALPNLSAVTVRETCTSGCIYRGPDASR; this is encoded by the coding sequence ATGGAGATTTTCAAGGAGTTTCAGTTTGAAGCAGCCCACCGGCTCCCCCACGTGCCGGCAGGGCACAAGTGTGCGCGCTTGCACGGCCATTCTTTTCTCGTCAAGATCGCGATCGCGGGACCTGTCGATGCAACATCGGGCTGGGTGCAAGACTTTGCCGATCTCAAAGCCGCCTTTCAACCCCTCTACGATCGCCTCGACCACCACTATCTCAACGAGATTGAGGGGTTAGAGAACCCCACCAGCGAAAACATCGCCATCTGGATTTGGCAGCGCCTGCAACCCGCGCTGCCGAACCTGAGTGCAGTGACGGTGCGAGAAACCTGCACGAGTGGCTGTATTTATCGAGGCCCAGATGCCTCCCGCTAG
- the corA gene encoding magnesium/cobalt transporter CorA, translated as MEPEFFKVPHLESLYTQPDLLRPPANAVPTQISILDYTARSARKLAVGDLSNLLATTHADSVTWIDVQGLGSLELIERLGTLMGLHPMELADILNVPQRSQLEEFDDRALMVMHAATASDEHFCSQQVSLAIGRNYIATFQEDPQFDCFQSVRDRILFGKGHIRQRGADYLAFALIDAIVDSYFPVLEIYSDRLEALEAETTTAPTQKTLTQVHFVRRELLAIRRTLSPQRESLNALLHSDSLAILPTTAIYLRDGYSHLVQILETVEIYRELASGLVNLYLSAIGHRMNEVVKLLTIISTVFIPLTFLAGIYGMNFNPASSPWNMPELNWPLGYPLILSIMLVTATTSLALFWKIGWLKTDGIGGRSPSQSNKP; from the coding sequence ATGGAACCCGAGTTTTTTAAAGTTCCTCACCTAGAGAGCCTTTATACCCAGCCAGATTTGCTGAGACCCCCTGCGAATGCAGTCCCGACGCAGATCTCGATTCTTGACTATACCGCTCGTTCTGCTCGCAAGTTAGCTGTCGGCGATCTGAGCAACCTCCTCGCAACGACACATGCCGATTCAGTCACTTGGATAGATGTGCAGGGGTTGGGCAGCCTCGAATTAATCGAGCGACTGGGTACTCTGATGGGTCTGCATCCGATGGAGCTAGCCGATATTCTCAATGTGCCGCAGCGATCGCAGTTGGAAGAATTTGACGATCGGGCCTTGATGGTGATGCATGCTGCTACTGCCAGCGACGAGCACTTTTGCTCCCAACAGGTCAGCTTGGCGATCGGGCGCAACTACATCGCTACCTTTCAAGAAGATCCCCAGTTCGACTGCTTTCAATCTGTTCGCGATCGGATTCTGTTTGGCAAAGGGCATATTCGCCAGCGGGGCGCAGATTATTTAGCCTTCGCCCTGATCGATGCCATTGTCGATAGCTATTTCCCCGTGCTCGAAATCTACAGCGATCGCCTCGAAGCTCTAGAGGCCGAAACCACCACTGCCCCCACCCAAAAAACGTTGACCCAAGTGCATTTCGTGCGACGGGAATTATTGGCGATACGGCGCACCCTCAGCCCGCAACGGGAATCTCTCAATGCCCTGCTGCACAGCGATAGTTTGGCTATCTTGCCAACGACTGCGATCTATCTGCGAGATGGCTACAGCCATCTCGTGCAAATTCTCGAAACAGTAGAAATTTACCGGGAGCTGGCCTCTGGCTTGGTGAATCTGTATTTATCGGCCATTGGCCATCGCATGAACGAAGTGGTCAAATTACTCACGATTATTTCAACTGTATTTATTCCTCTCACCTTTTTGGCAGGCATTTACGGCATGAACTTCAACCCCGCCAGCTCCCCGTGGAACATGCCGGAGTTGAATTGGCCGCTCGGCTACCCTCTGATTTTGTCAATCATGCTAGTGACAGCAACAACTTCTCTAGCACTTTTTTGGAAGATTGGTTGGTTAAAAACAGACGGTATTGGCGGGCGATCGCCCAGCCAATCCAACAAGCCTTAG